Proteins found in one Arachis stenosperma cultivar V10309 chromosome 8, arast.V10309.gnm1.PFL2, whole genome shotgun sequence genomic segment:
- the LOC130943690 gene encoding G-type lectin S-receptor-like serine/threonine-protein kinase At4g27290: MERFPLFLLCFSLMHDAAISSTIESISTTQSLTDGDTMVSAGGTFAVGFLSIPEGSKNRYLGIWYNKVPSRTVPWIANRNAPLNDSSGVLKITANGTLALHTHNDTIIWHSNSSGFAQRPVAVLLDSGNLVVKEDGSNDDDLKSFIWQSFDYPYDTLLPGMKLGSDLTTGLTRYLTSPISSDDPSEGSYTLQLDIVGYPQFCIRNGESRTYCAGPWNGVRFGGIPQLKHNTIYTYYFVYNKEEIYYSYELENSAVYSRFVLTADGSMIRYVWSVTNKSWSVYLTLPTDICDDYGKCGAYGICNVANSPVCGCLLTGFEPKVPEEWNQTDWSDGCVRINKLNCQDDGFVQLSGLKLPNTQRASGLNNSMSLEECANLCMKNCSCTAYASLDIRNGGSGCLFWYDELIDIRVLSDPQQDLFVRMSRKDIDEIMKSKHKSKNKKVLIIAFSSVISVGILILCLSFIVYRRKKNKIKYRSMRHNTERYAQAIEDQEEDLDLPLFDMATLISATNNFSTNNILGKGGYGTVYQGTLKDGREIAVKRLSENSRQGLQEFKSEVMNVVKLQHRNLVKLLGCCIQAEERMLIYEFMPNKSLDYFIFDKERSTQLLWPQRFLIIVGIARGVLYLHQDSRHRIVHRDLKASNVLLDDEMNAKISDFGLARSFKGNENEANTTRVVGTYGYLSPEYLIDGIFSTKSDVYSFGVLVLEIVSGKRNRGFSDKNHRFNLLGHVWTLFMDGNCSAIIDPSIRNSSELSGVIRVIHVGLLCVQQNPEDRPSMSHALMMLSSECALPQPKMPGFFTERDPVGDTSSSSNSKLVSFNEVTVTVVDPR, translated from the exons ATGGAAAGGTTTCCTTTGTTTCTATTGTGCTTCTCATTAATGCACGATGCTGCCATTTCCAGTACAATAGAAAGCATTAGTACTACACAGTCCCTCACTGATGGTGACACCATGGTTTCAGCCGGTGGAACCTTTGCAGTTGGATTCTTAAGTATTCCAGAAGGTTCCAAGAACCGTTACCTCGGGATATGGTACAATAAAGTGCCATCTAGGACAGTACCATGGATTGCCAATAGAAACGCTCCACTTAATGACTCGTCCGGGGTCTTGAAGATCACTGCCAAtggaactcttgctcttcatacTCATAACGACACCATCATTTGGCATTCCAACTCATCAGGATTCGCGCAGCGACCGGTTGCAGTGCTTTTGGATTCAGGGAACCTGGTTGTGAAGGAAGATGGgagcaatgatgatgatttgAAGAGTTTCATTTGGCAGAGTTTTGATTACCCTTATGACACGCTACTGCCAGGGATGAAACTGGGAAGTGACTTAACAACAGGCCTTACAAGGTACCTAACATCACCGATTAGCTCTGATGATCCTTCTGAAGGTAGCTATACTTTGCAGCTTGATATTGTTGGATATCCACAATTTTGTATAAGAAATGGCGAATCCAGGACATATTGTGCTGGACCTTGGAACGGTGTTCGGTTCGGCGGAATTCCCCAGTTAAAACATAATACTATATACACCTATTACTTTGTTTACaacaaggaagagatatattACTCATATGAGCTTGAGAATAGCGCTGTATATTCAAGGTTTGTGCTAACCGCAGACGGATCAATGATTCGTTATGTGTGGAGTGTTACGAATAAGAGTTGGAGTGTCTATCTAACATTACCAACTGATATCTGTGATGATTATGGTAAATGTGGAGCATATGGTATCTGTAATGTAGCCAACTCCCCTGTATGTGGTTGCTTATTGACAGGATTTGAACCTAAAGTCCCTGAAGAATGGAATCAGACGGATTGGTCTGATGGTTGTGTTCGAATCAATAAATTGAATTGCCAGGATGATGGATTTGTACAGTTGTCTGGTTTGAAGTTACCAAACACACAAAGAGCATCAGGGTTAAATAATAGCATGAGTCTTGAGGAGTGTGCTAATTTATGCATGAAGAATTGCTCCTGCACGGCTTATGCTTCCTTGGATATCAGGAATGGAGGAAGCGGGTGTTTATTCTGGTATGATGAGCTGATAGATATTAGAGTTCTGAGTGATCCACAGCAAGATCTTTTTGTCAGAATGTCCAGGAAAGATATAG ATGAAATTATGAAGTCAAAACATAAATCCAAGAACAAGAAGGTGCTGATTATTGCTTTCAGCTCAGTCATATCGGTAGGAATTTTGATCCTATGCCTATCCTTCATCGTatatagaagaaagaagaacaagATAAAATATA GAAGCATGAGACACAATACAGAAAGATATGCACAGGCAATAGAAGACCAGGAGGAAGACCTTGATCTACCATTGTTTGATATGGCTACACTTATTTCTGCAACCAATAACTTCTCCACCAATAACATATTAGGAAAAGGTGGTTATGGAACTGTTTATCAG GGTACACTGAAAGATGGAAGAGAAATAGCTGTTAAGAGGCTCTCAGAAAATTCTAGACAAGGTCTTCAAGAGTTCAAAAGTGAAGTGATGAATGTAGTCAAACTTCAGCACAGGAATTTGGTGAAGCTTCTAGGGTGTTGCATTCAAGCAGAAGAAAGGATGCTGATCTATGAGTTTATGCCAAATAAAAGCTTGGACTACTTCATATTTG ataaagagagAAGCACGCAACTACTTTGGCCTCAGCGTTTCCTTATTATTGTTGGGATTGCACGGGGTGTTCTCTATCTCCATCAAGATTCAAGACATAGAATAGTTCACAGAGATCTCAAGGCTAGCAATGTTCTACTAGATGACGAAATGAACGCCAAAATCTCTGATTTTGGACTAGCCAGAAGCTTTAAAGGAAATGAAAATGAAGCAAACACAACAAGAGTTGTTGGAACTTA TGGCTATCTATCTCCAGAGTACCTAATTGATGGAATTTTCTCAACAAAGTCTGATGTTTATAGCTTTGGTGTGCTTGTATTAGAGATagtaagtggaaaaagaaataGAGGGTTCAGCGATAAAAATCATCGCTTTAATCTTCTCGGACAT GTATGGACACTCTTCATGGATGGTAATTGTTCAGCAATAATCGATCCGTCCATCAGAAATTCCTCCGAATTATCTGGAGTCATAAGAGTAATTCATGTGGGTCTACTTTGTGTTCAACAGAATCCAGAAGACAGGCCAAGCATGTCACATGCTCTTATGATGCTGAGTAGCGAATGCGCACTGCCTCAACCGAAAATGCCAGGATTCTTTACCGAGAGAGATCCTGTTGGTGACACTTCTTCATCAAgcaatagtaaactagtgtcatTTAATGAAGTCACTGTTACTGTGGTGGATCCACGGTAG